Proteins from one Nakamurella multipartita DSM 44233 genomic window:
- a CDS encoding LysR family transcriptional regulator yields the protein MDLRLLRCFVAVADAGSVTAAAQELYVSQPTLSRQLHRLEREIGLVLFRPLDGRLVITSAGRELLPRARTLLAGAAAVRAFAREIAAGAIGAVHVAAPTAILHDVLAPLIAAAPPNLPPLTVRPMDTEKLYDAVDGDADLAVGAHAPPAHLSARVLARLPVRAYVPANHGLAINGSVTLTELIDHDLLLPDRQHHIRQVLDVATAEAGLVYRTAGGFESAPVALANAAAGRGVAVASGDPAFGLVPLPIITAQGPMMEPLFAAWRVDHHAPSTLAGLAGELTAYLIDRHGPWVAPETRHSVPALRTRSLH from the coding sequence ATGGACCTGCGGCTGCTGCGCTGCTTCGTGGCCGTCGCCGACGCCGGATCGGTGACTGCCGCTGCTCAGGAGCTCTACGTCAGTCAGCCCACCTTGTCTCGGCAACTTCACCGGTTGGAGCGTGAGATCGGTCTGGTGCTGTTCCGCCCCTTGGACGGCCGGCTGGTGATCACCTCGGCGGGTCGGGAGCTTCTCCCGCGGGCACGGACGCTGTTGGCCGGTGCGGCGGCGGTGCGCGCCTTCGCCCGCGAAATCGCGGCCGGCGCGATCGGGGCCGTCCACGTTGCGGCTCCCACCGCCATCCTGCACGACGTGCTGGCTCCCCTTATCGCGGCCGCCCCGCCGAACCTTCCGCCGCTCACGGTCCGCCCGATGGACACCGAGAAACTCTATGACGCAGTCGACGGCGACGCGGACCTGGCCGTGGGGGCGCACGCGCCGCCGGCACATCTGTCGGCCAGGGTTCTGGCCCGGCTGCCCGTTCGCGCGTATGTGCCGGCCAATCATGGACTCGCCATCAACGGGTCGGTGACCTTGACCGAACTCATCGATCATGACCTGCTCCTGCCCGATCGGCAGCATCACATTCGGCAGGTCCTTGACGTGGCCACCGCGGAGGCAGGGCTGGTTTACCGCACGGCGGGAGGGTTCGAATCCGCCCCTGTCGCGCTGGCCAACGCGGCCGCCGGCCGGGGCGTCGCTGTCGCATCCGGCGACCCGGCCTTCGGCCTCGTTCCGCTTCCCATCATCACGGCACAGGGACCGATGATGGAGCCGTTGTTCGCGGCCTGGCGGGTCGACCATCACGCCCCATCGACCCTCGCCGGCCTCGCCGGCGAGCTGACCGCGTACCTGATCGACCGGCACGGGCCCTGGGTGGCACCCGAGACGCGCCACTCGGTCCCTGCATTGAGAACTCGTTCCCTGCACTGA
- a CDS encoding L-lactate permease: protein MATPYTPDVTAVGDSLFLTAMVSIIPLLVVFVFLGILKTKAHWAGLAGLASAILVAILAFGMPVDLTLLGASQGILYGLFPIMWIVLAAIWLYELTVISGRFEDLRTSFNRISDDPRIQGIIIAFCFGGLLEALAGFGAPVAITGVMLVSLGFSPMRAAATVLLANTAPVAFGAIGIPIITAGNLTGIDYHEIGAVVGRQTPILAMFVPLLLVMIVDGKRGLKQTWPIALVSGVAFSIAQFISSNYISVELTDIIASLAALIAVVAMLKFWKPKGTVEARERLALAAKAEHVEPTGGPNGGTGGSTPVVTEVSTEKLTAGRTVMAFLPYIVVIVVFSLAKLFTPLKNWLASTDIKFGWPGSDGNILTLAGKPSTATQYTLGYLSNAGTLLIISGVIVMIAYRIKPGLAVKEFGKTVYKLRFALLTVGSVLGLAYVMNMSGQTITIGQWLAAGTGAFFAFLSPILGWVGTAVTGSDTSANALFATLQQSAAEKAGLDPTLLVAANTSGGVVGKMISPQNLTIAATAVGLLGRESDILRRVLKWSVGLLLAMCVLVYLQSNVLAWMIP, encoded by the coding sequence ATGGCGACCCCGTACACACCCGATGTCACCGCTGTCGGTGACAGCCTGTTCTTGACGGCGATGGTGTCGATCATCCCGTTGCTGGTCGTGTTCGTCTTCCTCGGCATCCTGAAGACCAAAGCCCACTGGGCCGGCCTCGCCGGCCTCGCCTCCGCGATCCTGGTCGCGATCCTGGCGTTCGGGATGCCGGTCGACCTGACCCTGTTGGGTGCCTCCCAGGGCATCCTGTACGGCCTGTTCCCGATCATGTGGATCGTCCTGGCCGCGATCTGGCTCTACGAACTGACCGTCATCAGCGGCCGGTTCGAAGACCTACGAACCTCGTTCAACCGGATCTCCGACGACCCCCGCATCCAGGGCATCATCATCGCGTTCTGCTTCGGTGGCCTCCTCGAGGCCCTCGCCGGCTTCGGCGCCCCCGTCGCCATCACCGGCGTCATGCTCGTCTCCCTCGGCTTCTCCCCGATGCGCGCCGCCGCCACCGTGCTGCTGGCCAACACCGCCCCCGTCGCGTTCGGCGCGATCGGCATCCCGATCATCACCGCCGGCAACCTCACCGGCATCGACTACCACGAGATCGGCGCCGTCGTCGGCCGGCAGACCCCGATCCTGGCCATGTTCGTCCCGCTGCTGCTGGTGATGATCGTCGACGGCAAGCGGGGCCTGAAGCAGACCTGGCCCATCGCCCTGGTCTCCGGCGTCGCGTTCTCCATCGCCCAGTTCATCAGCTCCAACTACATCTCCGTCGAGCTGACCGACATCATCGCCTCGCTGGCCGCGCTGATCGCCGTCGTCGCGATGCTCAAGTTCTGGAAGCCGAAGGGCACGGTCGAGGCCCGCGAACGGCTGGCGCTGGCCGCCAAGGCCGAGCACGTCGAGCCCACCGGCGGCCCGAACGGTGGCACCGGCGGCAGCACCCCGGTCGTCACCGAGGTCTCCACCGAGAAACTGACCGCCGGCCGCACCGTGATGGCGTTCCTGCCCTACATCGTGGTCATCGTCGTGTTCTCCCTGGCCAAACTGTTCACCCCGCTCAAGAACTGGCTGGCCAGCACCGACATCAAGTTCGGCTGGCCCGGCTCGGACGGCAACATCCTGACCCTGGCCGGCAAGCCGTCCACCGCCACCCAGTACACCCTGGGCTACCTGTCCAACGCCGGCACCCTGCTGATCATCTCCGGCGTCATCGTGATGATCGCCTACCGGATCAAGCCCGGCCTGGCCGTCAAGGAGTTCGGCAAGACCGTCTACAAGCTGCGGTTCGCGCTGCTGACCGTGGGCAGCGTGCTGGGCCTGGCCTACGTGATGAACATGTCCGGGCAGACCATCACCATCGGCCAGTGGCTGGCCGCCGGCACCGGCGCGTTCTTCGCCTTCCTGTCCCCGATCCTGGGCTGGGTCGGCACCGCCGTCACCGGCTCGGACACCAGCGCCAACGCCCTGTTCGCCACCCTGCAGCAGTCCGCCGCCGAAAAGGCCGGCCTGGACCCGACGCTGCTGGTCGCCGCGAACACCTCCGGCGGCGTCGTCGGCAAGATGATCAGCCCGCAGAACCTGACCATCGCCGCCACCGCGGTCGGCCTGCTCGGCCGCGAGTCCGACATCCTGCGCCGGGTGCTGAAATGGAGCGTCGGCCTGCTGCTGGCCATGTGCGTCCTGGTCTACCTGCAGAGCAACGTGCTCGCCTGGATGATCCCCTGA
- a CDS encoding ParA family protein, with product MSRTIAVVNQKGGVGKTTTAVNVAACAAEAGQRTLVVDLDPQGNATKWLGATGTATVMDVLIGDIAAAAATTPAAGVPGVHVLPGGEPLLAAERAIGGQPGAETILGAALSQLEGYDLVLLDCPPGLGVLTVSALVAAREIVIPVTMGSMELDGVAALLRTVELVTTRLNPNLRISGVLPVEYDARQNLSRDVLAEITKRFGDAVLPPIRTSVRVREAPSAHEPLTLYAPREKVTEDYRAVTHALITEGVRA from the coding sequence ATGAGCAGAACCATCGCCGTCGTCAACCAGAAGGGCGGCGTCGGCAAGACGACCACCGCCGTGAACGTCGCCGCCTGCGCGGCCGAGGCCGGCCAGCGCACCCTCGTCGTCGACCTGGATCCGCAAGGAAACGCCACCAAGTGGCTGGGCGCCACCGGCACGGCCACCGTCATGGACGTCCTGATTGGCGACATCGCCGCCGCCGCCGCCACCACCCCCGCGGCCGGCGTGCCCGGAGTCCACGTCCTACCGGGCGGAGAGCCCCTTCTGGCCGCCGAACGGGCCATCGGCGGGCAACCAGGCGCGGAAACCATCCTCGGGGCCGCCCTGAGCCAGCTGGAGGGTTACGACCTGGTCCTGCTCGACTGCCCACCCGGGCTCGGGGTGCTCACCGTCAGCGCCCTGGTCGCCGCCCGGGAGATCGTCATCCCGGTCACCATGGGTTCGATGGAGCTGGACGGGGTCGCCGCCCTGCTGCGCACAGTCGAGCTGGTCACCACCCGTCTCAACCCCAACCTGCGAATCAGCGGCGTGCTGCCGGTCGAGTACGACGCCCGGCAGAACCTGAGCCGGGACGTCCTCGCCGAAATCACCAAACGGTTCGGCGATGCCGTGCTGCCGCCCATCCGGACCTCCGTGCGGGTCCGGGAAGCCCCATCGGCGCACGAGCCGCTCACCCTGTACGCGCCCCGCGAAAAGGTCACCGAGGACTATCGCGCCGTCACCCACGCGCTGATCACCGAAGGAGTCCGGGCATGA